In Nitrosopumilaceae archaeon, the following proteins share a genomic window:
- the rplW gene encoding 50S ribosomal protein L23 encodes MNVEEANHIVLKPYVTEKTFALVENENRICFLVKDTSTKPKIMEAVKILYKEEPVSVNVCRTVYGKKAFVKFQTVEKARDLATKIGML; translated from the coding sequence ATGAATGTAGAAGAAGCAAATCACATTGTACTCAAACCGTATGTTACAGAAAAGACATTTGCACTAGTTGAAAATGAAAACAGAATTTGTTTTCTAGTTAAGGACACTTCTACTAAACCAAAAATCATGGAAGCAGTAAAAATTCTTTACAAAGAAGAACCTGTAAGTGTAAATGTTTGCAGAACAGTTTATGGTAAAAAGGCATTTGTCAAATTCCAAACTGTAGAAAAGGCAAGGGATCTTGCAACGAAGATAGGAATGCTATAA